In Methanothermobacter tenebrarum, the sequence TCTTCGCGGTTGTGGCATTGCCACCATTTATTATCTGGGCAAGTAAACACCTAAAATGGAAATCCATCCAATGGGATTACAGTAAGAGATTCTCCAATAAAAACCTGGTCCTTCTCTTCTTTTCAATCATCTTTTTATGGTATGCACAAGTCACAGGCCCAACATTCAGAGACACTTTACATGTTATCATCGAAACGTTTAAGAGTATGGCGAATTTCTTCTCCCTTGACCTGAGGAACTATTCAGAACAGGCAGTATTAGGTATAGGCTTGGCCCATTTCCCTAACTTCCTGAGCACTTTCGTCCATGACATTATTTTTGCGATCATCGGCGTGGGAGTCCTAGCATTATCTTTCAAGGAAGAGTATAGGAGAGAATATCAGGTAAATGATGAATACATAGCATCCACTCTTGTTATACTGGCCATCCTTGCATCATTTGTCATTCTACCCTACGTTTCAAAAGCCTATGGGGGTAGGAGACTATTTTCACAGTTACTCGTGATTCTAGCACCTTGTTTCATAATAGGGACAAGATTCATAATAGACCATGCCAAGAAGCTTAAAATACCATTCAAACGAGAAAAGATGCTAAAAGCCACCATTTTAACACTCCTAATCCTAGGATTTATATGTACAAACTATCTAAACTATCACTTCGCAGGCATACCATATTCTTACGCCTATGACACTGGAGAGAGGAGATACGAGACTTTTATCTATGACAGTGAAGTTACAGGCGCAGCATGGTTAAACCTCTATGGCAACAAAACTTCAATGATACACACCGATAGAGTAGGCGACCACAGAATTTTACTAGGCTTCAACAAAGAACCCAGAATAGACCATTGGTTCTTCAACAATACAGGCCCCTTCAATCAAGGCGACTACATATACCTAAGACACCTTAACATAAACGAAGGCCTTATATTCAAGGATACACCCCTCAAACCCCCAATATTCGTTAATGGCACCATTAAAATGCACAATATAGAACCAATAACCAAATACCTCTGGCTACTCAAGGATAAAAGCGTCATATATGACAATGGAGGATCAAAAATACTAATCTAAAAATAACGTTTATCCTATTCAACCATGCATAAACTTTCAACAGAGGACAAGGCTCTCATAGTATCTAAAAATAGCATTTATCCTACCACCACACAGCAAAAGCTCCCAGAAACTCCATAAACAAAAACAATATTTTCAGGGGGCGCCGTAACAGCCCCCCATTTGACCCCATAAGCCACCTTAAAGGTTCTCATCCCATATTGAAAAAAAGGCCTCAATATCTTTCAAAAAAGGATAATATGCATTTACTGAAAGAGCCTCTATTGAATACTCCAACATCCCAAGAAAAAACTACCCCTAATTATGGTGCGGAGTTATTCAAGAGCGAATGGCACATCTAAATTATTGAAAACCTCAAAAAGGTACACTATGAATGCTGAAAAATATGGTAGGGTATGAAAAAGTTCCATAAAGAAAATTCCTCCAATTCCAACAACCAAAAGGATGTCAAACCTTTCTGATAATTAAATTGTTAAAATTGAACTAGTACAAATGTTGAAATACAAACTGATCATCTATAGAATTTGACCTCGCCCCCTTTCAAAGTAATCAAATACAACATACTTAATGCTAAGTGATAATATGAACGAAGTTCAGAGGATAGTTAAAAACATCAGTGTTACAGGACTTGCCCAAGTTTTAACCTCTTTAATGGCCTTCGTACTCTTCATATACCTTGCAAGGATCCTTGGCGAGGCCGACTTCGGAAAATACAGCTTTTCAATCTCACTCACCACACTCCTTGCAACACTCACAGACCTCGGCGTCAACCAGTTACTTGTAAGGGAGATAGCAAGGGATAAAGATCTCTCAGAAAATTACATCAACAACGCAATTATCCTCAAAATGCCCCTAGGAGTAATCACCCTCACAATAGTACCCCTAATCTCATGGTTACTCTCACTCAGCAAAGAGATGACCATACTCCTTTACCTCTTCGGATTCTATAATGTCCTCCTCACAATCTCAGGCACCTACCTCTCACTCTTCCAAGCATGGGAGAGAATGGAATATGTTGCAATCTTCCAGATAATAGAAAGATCCGTGACCGTCACACTTGGACTCGCAGTCCTCTTCATGGGCTATGGAGTCTTTGCTGTTGCCCTTGTCTATGTAGCCGCGGGCGTCCTTGACATCCTCATCGCAGCCTCTATCAGCTTTAAAAGGTTTGTACGTCCATCCTTCAAGTTTGACCCTGCTCTTCAATGGAGGCTCCTCGTGGAGGGCCTGCCCTTCGGTCTTAACTCCCTGTTTGCAATGTTCTTCTTCAAGATAGACACCGTACTCCTAGGGATCCTCAGGGATGATGTTGCTGTTGGTATATACAATGCAGCCTACAACCCCCTCCTGAACCTCAGCATGATAATAGCCGGTATGGTGTCATCAGCAGTTTATCCAGTGATGTCAAGGCAGTTTACTAATGGAGGAGACATTCTTGAAAACTTCACCATGGTATCCTCCAAGTACCTTTCAATCATCAGCTTCCCCATAGCCACCGGGTGCTTGATACTTGCAGACAGGTTCATCTCCCTCTTCTACGGTGGAGGTTACACTGCATCCATAATCGCCTTTCAAATCCTGAGCCTGTTTATACCCATAAGGCTTGTGAGCACCATCACAGGAACCCTTTTAAGTTCAATAAACAGGCAGGGCTTCAGGATGCTCAGCGTGGGCCTGAGCGCTACCCTCAACATCATACTGAACATCATACTCATACCATTATACAGTTACATCGGTGCAAGTATAGCCACCGTGATGTCTGAACTATTCCTCTACATGCTCTTCCTCCACTATATAGGAAGATACTATAAACCTGTAAATGTGAACAGCACATTCAAGAAACCTGCAATTGCATCTGTAATTATGGGAGTGGCCGTGCACCTCATGAAAGACCTGAACCTTCTAATAATGATACTTCTTGCATCCTGTATTTACCTTGGAGTCCTCATCCTCATCAGGACCTTTGATGAAAAAGATAAAATGATACTGATGAAACTTATGGGGAGGAACCATGAAGAATGTTGATGAGATCGGTGACCTATGCACCGGCTGCGGGACATGCGCCGCCATGTGCCCCAGCGAAATAATTGAAATGAATATTAACAAAAAAAAAGGAATATATGAACCCATCATAAAAGGGGAATGTGATGAATGTGGCATCTGCATAAAGGTCTGCCCAGGGGTATCTGTTGATTTCAGTGAACTTAACAAGGAAATATTCGGTTATGAAGGAGAAGACATGCTCATTGGGAACTATAAGGCCTGTTATGTTGCCCATTCAACCAATGAAAAACTCAGATACGATGCATCATCAGGTGGTATGGTAACCCAGATACTCATCCACCTACTTAATAAGGGCATTATCGACGGAGCCCTCGTAACCCATATGAACCCCAAAAAACCCCTTGAACCTGAACCATTCATCGCAAGAACCCCCGCGGAGATCATTGAGGCAGCTGGATCCAAGTACTGCCCGGTACCGGCGAACATAGCCCTCAAAGAGATCCTCAAGAAACCCGGAAGGTACGCTGTTGTAGGTCTGCCCTGCCATATCCAAGGCGTCAGAAAGGCCGAAATAATCAACAGGAAGTTAAAGGAGAGAATAGTATATCACCTAGGAATAGTATGCAACCACACACCATCATTCAAGGCAACAGAATTCCTCCTTGAAAAACTGGGAGTCAACAAAAATGAAGTTAAAAGTATAAAGTATCGTGGTGAGGGATGGCCCGGAAGCCTTAAAATTGAAACAACCACGGGCCAAATACTACTACTACCCGAATATTGGGGATCTGGGTTCGGGCAACTCTTTATACCCCCAAGATGTAGAAGATGCTCTGACCATATGGCCGAATTATCTGACATGTCATTTGCAGACCCCTGGCTACGGGAATTTGAAGGTGAAAGTATAGGAAAAACCTTAATAGTACTCAGGAAGGACATTAAAATACTTGATGACCTTAAGAAGGAGGGACTATGTAACCTTGAACCTATAGAAGCAGAAAAGGTCCTTCTTTCACAATTATACAATATTTACATGAAAAAGAAGATTCATATGATCGATAATGACCTATATAAAGGCAGATTCCCAGAAATTGACCTTATCGACAAATTAATCTCCATTTTTGAACCAGAAAAACTGCGAATTCCCAAAAAACTCATAAAAATATACATGACCCTATACTCCATTCTCGTATCTCTAAAGGCTCGTAAAGATTTCCTCATGTGATTCCAATGGAATCGCAGAATTCCCTTACAAGTTCACCGTTCCTGAGGGCTTTTCTTTTTATTCCTGGTATGACTTTTTCAAGATGCTTCTTTATATCATGTCTATTTTCCCATGCTTCTGATATTTTTGATATCAACAGATCTTCAGTAAGATCCTTAAATTCAATATAATAGTCTTCAAGACCGCAAAGTTTCATGAGTCCCGGAGTTTTTATGCTGTAAGATATCGCCACAACAGGAACACAAGTAGAGAGTGCAGCTATATTTGCATGCATACGGGCTCCAACAAAGAGATCGCATTGCGATATAACACCTTTAAGTTCTTCACTTGAATAATCTTCATTCAAATTAAATACTCTTTTTTTATTTCTAAGTCCATCAAATACCTTCTGGTTTATGACCCTGTCATCATTTAAACCATCAATCGTTACGTGGGCAATAAGTATGACATTGGCTTCATATTTTTCTATTATAGTATCGATTACCTCTGTGATCAATTCTATGTACTCATCGTAACTACCACCACCCCATTCTGCTATTGCATTACTAATAGAAAAACCTATTAAGTTATCATTTTTCATGAAATCATCCAGTAGAGGATTCTTGACATCTTTTTTATCTAATAGGAACGCTGAATCTGCTGTAAGATAAACTGGTCTTTTAATACCAAGTTTATCAATATGATTAAGTGATATTTCATCCCTTACTGTTATAAGGGCTGCTTTATTGAGAATGAATTTTGCTATAGCTATTGTGATACTGCTTTTGAATGGACCCACCGATTCTGCAAAAACAATAAAAGGTTTTTTAAGCAATATTGCTAAGAATAAAGCAAAAAAATGAGTTAAAAATGAGAATAAACCATAATCCTCGGATAAAACGTCCCCACCAGTTGTAACAGCTATATCTGAACTTTTAAGTGCATTTAACTCCTCGTTCCAAGATAATAAAAAATCTACTTTAACAAAATTTGAAAGAATCCGCCAGAGCAAAGCCGATATTAAGATTATGGGTGTGTTTAATGATTCAAAGACCGGAGCTATTAATGCTGTTTTTTTATAGGGTTCTATTTTAGGATTAGAAATAAACTGTTTTGGAATAGATGCTAAGTTTGAAGCATGTTGAACAAAAAAATAGGGATGGTCAAAAATTTGCTCCATAATCTTAACACGAGATAAGATCAATGCTTCAGTTCCTCTATTTAATCTATCAGTAGGCCCCACTACGGTTATTTTGATCAATTTATCACCACCAAATTAGCTTATAGAGAGTCTATAACTTTTTTCAGGTCTTTTTTCATTTTTTTTAGACTGAATTCTTTTTCAGCCATTTTCCTGGCATTTTGACCCATTTTAATTATGTCATTTTTTGAGAGTGATTTGAACTTATTTATGCCTTTTATAATGTTTTCTGGCTGGTTATCTTCTATAACGATTCCGCATTTATACTTTTTAACGAGTTTGGCTGCATCGCCAACGTCCGTTGTGAGTATTGGTTTGCCCATTGCAGCGTATTCAGCAAATTTGGTAGGTGCGGCGACTTCAGTTGATTTATGATAGGGTCTTGGCAGAACAAGTATATCAGAAACTCCATAATATGATTTAACCAAATCTAAATCAACTCTTGGTAAAAACAAAGAGTTATGGTCTCTTTTTTTGTTCTTTGAGAAACCTACAAATAAGAAAAAAACATCGTCATCCCTATAATTTTTACTAGTCTTTATGAGACTATCAACACCTTGCCATTTATCTGCACTCCCAATATATCCACATATTAATTTATCTGGTAAACCTAATTCATCCTTCAGTTTATTTATTTCAGTTTCATTCAAAGGTTGGAAAAAATCAAGGTCAGTTGCGTTAGTCACATAATATAACTTATCCTCTGGGACACCTCTTTGCTTAAGATCATCAATCATCGAATTAGAAACACAAATTATCCTATCAGCAAGCCTAAAATCAAAAAAGGAAATCATCTTATAATAAAGTTTCTTCAAAGGATCCTGATTTAATAAATCCATCTCACTAACTAAATCCCCATGATTATCTAAAATCATTGGAATACCCTGAAGTTTAGATAAAGAACATATAAAAGGGCTCATCGCCAAATTACAAAATATAACATCATAATCGCCAGAATTTACCTTTAAAAAGTGCTTAAGATGTACATTAAGGGGTGAAGACTTAATAACAGAATATTTGAAAGGTGGATTAAACCTTAATTTTTTTCTGGTATAGAAACATAGTTCAATCTCATGACCTAAAGATGATAATATGTCCATATGTTTTTTTATTCGAAACCACAGTGCCTCCTCGTGGAAGGGGGCTCCTAAAATAACGCTTAAAATTTTCATAAATATCACCTTACTATAATCATAAACTCAAAACTTGATCTCAACTCTTATAAGAATAGTGAATAATTTATATAATATAGTTTAAGATGAGTACGCCACCATCATAAATTCTGTTTTTATAAGAGGATATTTCTGTATTCATCTATTCTCTCAACTTTATCCATCTTTAACTTTCCTTTAATAAACCTTGGGGTTGCCAGGGGTGCGTCCAGAAATACAAGGCCCTAACATTCGTCCAACGGAGATAAACATATCCATTTTCAGTTCTTTTATTCTTACTCAATGTTCAATTTGGGATTGGTGTAAAAACTCTTAAGTATCCTTGAAGAACCAAATGTATCCGTGTTTATGGTTTTATTAGCCCCAGGACTGAAAGTCATCTTGCACCAGTAACCTCACTATCATAAATAAATGTTTCATATCGTCTCTCACCTCACTATCATATGCATAAGAATAGGGAATACCAGCAAAGTGATAATTCAAGTATGTGACAGATGAGAAAAGGATTAATAGGAGAACCAGAATTAAAGGTGTATATGGCACTTTACGCCTTAAAATATCCCTTCAACACCAATTATAAATGAAGGCGCCAGGAAAACTAACATTTGTGTGAATAATCTCACCATAACCCTTTGATACAAATGGTAAGATGATAAACAATGCAAGTAGTCCTATTGAAATCATTACACTAACCGTGTATTCCTGATTCACATCATCCCTTCCTTTAAAGATTAAACTTAAAGCCCCGATACCAATCAGGAGGAAAATAAATCATGTATAACCGTACTGAGGAAATTTGGAATCTGTGCTATCCCTATACCCACTACTGAGAGTTCACTGTTATTTCTCATGTCCTCAGAGAAAAAGTTCCCCATGCTTGAGATTGTTCTTTCAAAGAAAGTGATAGCATCTTTAAAAGAAGCTCCCCTTGCCGGGCATGCCATGCAAATATAACCACAAAAAACAGAACAGCTACTGAAGCTCTGAAAAAGTAGCTCTTCTTTGGTTTTCCAATGAACTTTTAAGAACATGAAGGTTAAAATTGCAAACACATAGGCTATTGTGTAATGAGAGAAGACCGTTGATATTATGAATAACAGCTTCTTATATGACCTCTTAAGGCCTGAAATCAACACTATTATTGCAAGAGAGAAAGAGGGAAAAATATGAGTGCTATAAGTTGTCTACACCATCCAAGGATATAAATGAATGAAAACTGGAATATGAAGAGCAGAGAAGTGTCCGTGTTCCTGTCCTTAAGGACCCTCTGACTGATGAAGTAAACTGCAAGGGGCATTACTGCTCCAAGGAAGCCATAGTAAGACTTGAAAATGTAAGGGGCTGGTACATTCAGGATGAGCCTGTAAACAGTAGGTAGTATGGTTACACTTAAACAGGCGTTATATGCATCCTGTATTGTACCTGAAAACATCCGGTGGCCATTCATGAGTGCCCTAAAGAGGTAATACTCAATATGGATGTTCCTCCCTATAACGTAATTTGATGGAAGACCATTCATATTAGAGTGACAAGGCTATATTAAAGAGAGCGAAGGGGCATGTTAAATGATGTAACCTCTCCCTCAGGAGGGTCAAGAATATGATATAAAGAGGTGTGGGAGCAGGACTCCTAGTAGAAGCATATTGATGGAATATGTGTTCATGAGGTAACCCGAGGACTGTTATGACTGGAAACATGAAGGAGACTAATGCTAGTGAGAGGATCCCTCTTTTAAATCAAATCATGGGTCAACCTGCCATCCGTCCTGAAACGGTAACCTATTAAAAGGATTGCTATAAGTATATTCAGAGATACAAGAAGTGGTAACAGGAAATGGGTCGTGGGATTAATGGATAGGTCATGTTAAGCAGTAGTCCGGTGAAAATGAGTAGAGATAACTTAAACATATAGAAGACTTTTCAAGTAATTCAAGTTTAAGTTCCATTATCGATCAGAAGATAGCCAAGGAGAAGATTGAAGATATGAAGGGTAAAGACTGTCTTAGGAGTAGAATATTTCATCAAGACAGGTTACATTAAAAGTAAAAAAATGAAATAGATGATATCACGTCAATATTAAATATCTACTAATAACTTCAATTCAGCGTCTGAGTTATTTTTTTTGCTATAATGAAAATCACTTCCTTAAACTGTGGCCAAATCTTTGTTAGATTATTATAAAGTAATTTAATGGTCTTATTCTTAAGGTATATGGTGGATAATTCCAAAAATATACTTTTTGTAAATCAAATCCAGTCCGTTTAAGCAAATACTTTAATTCATCTGCTGTATATTCTCTATTATGTCTTTCATAAACATTTCCTTAAAAAAGTTTCTTCGGGATTTATGCTCTTCCCAGCTAAAAGGCGAATCCTGTTTGAAAGTTTAGAGAGGTTGGGAGTGGAAAGTATTAAAACACCCTCATCTCTTAAAACTTTATAAATCTCATTAAGAGCATGATGGGGGTTAAGCAGATGCTCTATAACTTCAAAAAAGACAACAAGATCAAATTCTCCTTTTTTATACGGTAATTGTTCACTATCAATATTACAAACATCTATGGGAATCGACATCCTATTCATTCTTTCTTTAAAATTTTTTCGAGTAATATAATTGACACCCCTAACATCATATCCCAGCTTTTTAAGAAAAATAGAAGCATAACCTGGTGCTGAACCAACATCCAATACTTTTGATGTAGGCTCCCAATTTGTAAAATTTAGTAATAAATTTAAACCATAAAATATCCTTTCCTTATGCAACTCATAATATTCTAATTCTTCGGGGAAAACCAGATTTTGACGAACTATTTTTTCTATGGTCTCCTCAAAATCTTTAAATTTAATTTTATCCATGATACTCCTCCGATAAATTATTATAAATCCTTTCAAGTTTATCTACGTGCTCCTTTAGTGTATACTTTTTTGCACTCTCATATGCGTTTTTTTCGAATTCCTTTAAGATAGAAGGATCCTCCAAAAGATTTTTAAGTATACGCTTAAGCTCATCTTTATCTCCCGGCTCAAACAGAAATCCATTGTAACCATCAATAACAAGTTCAGGAATCCCCCCAATATTGCTTCCAATCACTGGCGTTGAATGAGCAAAACTTTCATATACAACCATCGGCGAATTCTCATACCATATTGAAGGAACAACAGTCACATTAGCTTTATTATATGCATATTTCAACTCATCAAAACCTTTGGCATAACCCTGGAAGTTCAAGTTTTCGTTGCTTATTTTTTTTAAGGATTGTTCGTAGGGTCCTCTGCCATAGACCGTAAGAGTAGCATTATCAAGTTCATTAAAAGCCTTAATCAAGATATGAACACCTTTATGTCTGCTCAGTTCTCCAACATAGAGAATGTCAAGTTTGTCATAAGTTTTAGAATTTGAAGATTCTTCGTTAATTTCCACAAGATTTGGTAGTCTAACGGCATCACTTGAAAACCCTTCTTCTTTTAATTTTCTGATCAAGAAATCTGAAGGGGATATGAGGACGTCAACATCCACAAGGTACTTATTCAGGGTTGAATAAAAAGAGCAGATTAATGGTCTTTTTTTACATACATCCCCATCAGACCTTAAAAGGTTAGCACGTGGACATATAAGAGTGTAGTCATGGGCTGTCAAAATTATGGGAAGTCCCAATTTTCTTATATGCCGAAACAGGAGCAATGAAAGTCCCTTGAAATTATGAAAGTGAATAACGTCTGGCTTCTCATCAAGAATAATTCTGCTTATCTTATTCTTAAGTTTGAAATTAAACGTGTCAATCATGTGCCAGAGAATCTTCGACGAAAGGCTATGAGCACTCTGGTCTACAAAGTTTTCATATAACGGGTAGACATTGTAAGGGGGTAGCCTGTAAACCTTAACACCATTTGTCCACTCAACAGTTAAATAGTTAGTTTCACTCGTAGTTATAACAAATACATTGTATCCTCTCTTTACAAGTTCTTCTGCTTCTATCTGAGCAACACCAGTAGCTCCCCCAAATGCTAGTGGAGGATATAAATTAGTAACAAGGCATATTTTCATAGATTCACCACTCATCAAGTGTTTTCTGATTGCTATTTTCTAATAAAATTTTCCTATCTGTATAAAAATTGTTAAAACGGGACCTATTTGGTTTAAGTTGTTCGTTGAATAAAGTTCTTTCCTCTGGAGGCTCCTTTAGATCATGTCGTGGAAAGAACTGAATCTGCTGTTTCCTATAATAATTGTAACTACTATTCTTATTTTTAGGTGCTTTAGTAAGCCTATATACTAAGGGCTTTATTTTTTCTCCAAGGATTCTTTTATTTCGATTTTCTGGAGGATGGAAACAAGAAAAAACACTTCCCATAATAACATCCAGAAACTGGATAAAGTGAGATTCCAAAGAGTGTGACTTTTTATGGTTTGAATCTACAAAAATTATTTCATTATTATTAAATCTTATATTGTTCTCTTTACTTATTTTGTATGCGAAATGCCAAGAAAAAAGTTCATAATACTCCTGTTCACCTTTATCATGAAAGACACTGTTAACTATAATATTTGAATCATTAAAAAAATATTTAATACCAGAGAGTAAAACCGTCCTGAAAAACCTGTTATAAACGCTCATTTTCTTGTTTTTAGGATCAAATAAATCAAATTTTATCTTAAAAAGATCAAGGCCAAGGATATTAAAATATACGAGTCCTAGATTCCTCTTATTATTGTCAAGTAACATTTCAATCCATTCCTTGGCTATCCTAAACTTATAGTGATCATTAGCATCTCTATAGTGAATTTCTCTATCATGATTTTCATGTTGTCGGCATCGATTTTTGCACATCTCCTCCTTTTCTTTCCAATCACCATTCGGACACCTACAACCCATTAATTTCCTTAAAAGTTCTTCTTTTTTATTTAGAGGGACAAATAATGCACCTATATAAATCCAGTTTCTTTTCTTACCAGGCCATATTTCATCCGCGTACACATCAAGCTCTAACATCAGATAAACTCCTCTCTAACCATAGTATAATCTGGATAATATTCATCATTCCATTTTTCTCTTTTTTCATGGTATTCAATGACTTTAAATCCCAATTTTTTATAAAAAGAGATTGCACGTTTGTTATGGGCCATTACAGTAAGGTGAATTTCTCTGATCATGTTTTGATTACATAAATCAATCATTTCATGAGCAAGTTTATTACCGATACCAGATCCCCTAAATTCTTTTTTTACAAATATTCCAAAATTTCCAGCCATTCTTTGATTGTTGAGGTTTCTTATATTTGAAACAAAAACAAACCCAGCAGGACCACCATTATCCGCTACAAGGGATAAAACTGTGTATCGGGTTATTAGACCTGTGATCCTATATAAATAGTTTGAAAAAGCAAAATAAAGTATTATTAAAAAAACTGGCAAATATCTAAAAGGGAAAGGATGGAATAATATTTTGTCTTCGTCGCTGATTGACATATAAAGTCCAGTTATTGATTTAACATCTCTGAATCCCAATAGCCTTATCTGCAAGAAATTGCCTCCTCAAGGTAATTTGAAAAATTTTTTGCAATTACATTGAAATCCAAGTTTTCCTTTGCCCATTTATACCCTCTTTCACCCATCTTTTTTCTAAGATTTTCATCTGAAGCCAACCTAATCAACCCTTCAGCGAAAGCCTTAGAACTCTTCTCTTTTACAAGGATGCCATTTTTTCCATTATGAATAGTATCGGAATTAGCACCAACATCAAATGCAACCATTGGTTTTCCCATTGCAAAGGCCTCCGCCCTCAAGAAGCCCTCCCAAAGTGAACAGGTAGCATAAATATCGCACGCAGAATAGTATCTTGGAAGCTCCTCCCACGAAACCTTTCCAGTAAATATCACATCATCTTCAAGACCTTTTTTTCTTAAAATTTTCATTAAATTCTTGTAATAAACGGGGAATGTCCTTCTTCCAACAATTATTAACCTGACATCATCTATGTACTCTTTTAAAATCTGAAAGCTTTCTATTAGGCACTCTATATTTTTATGAGGAGCCACTCTCCCTACATAAAGAATGTTAATATACCCATCCATAAAATTTATAGGCCGATAATCATATTCCCTGTTGAACAATTGGAAATTAATCCCATCAAGGTAAATCTGCTCGGAATCTAATCCATAATTTTCTTTTATCCACCTTTTTACAAAAGGGCATGGAGCTATTAAACCATCAGCCTTTAAAGCTGCTATTTTATTCATCTTCCGTATTAGTTTCATGTAAAGTTTTTCATGAAACTTGACTGCTCCAAGTTTACTAGATGGAGGACCACTCCATTCCGTAACAGCAATAAATGTATCACTCCTTGATGGAAAAAAAGGTATTATGTTTGCCGGATAGTGGTGGACATTAATCGCATCAAACTTGTCAAGATGTCTCCTCAAAGAGTATGTATGAGGAATCACAGGATTAAAAACGCCATTGATCACTCGATTTTTTTTAAAAGGGAATCTTATTTCCCTAATAATTGGACTTGAATATTCACTGTTAAATGTTAATATTTCAACATCATGTTCTTCACACAATCTGCTGGCAATCTCCCATATAACCGTGTCAATTCCGCTTCCGATTATCATTGAGTGGTGGATGAAACCAATCTTCACTTTAAAACCTCCCTGATCCGTTCACATATGAATAAAATGGTATCTTCACTTATTTCAACTCCAGAAG encodes:
- a CDS encoding DUF2206 domain-containing protein, producing the protein MSMLNPIVLYPLFLPVLTVLGSYMMNMYSNNLILLFMLLSIPVYLLTLTLEKKKVHPIVYPLTLYCIGFSLLSLNTLPSNYLIGRDIHMEYYCFKRSLIDHHWDIHDPYHGYNSCLSLTILPAIYKYLLDVPSILVFKFYYCILGAIVPLPMYVFARRILKSRKLGFYATLLLMFQFAYIYMGQYVRQLIAFIFFAAAIMILTSPIKGSHKKAIFITFITATVLSHYTSAYVFFAVVALPPFIIWASKHLKWKSIQWDYSKRFSNKNLVLLFFSIIFLWYAQVTGPTFRDTLHVIIETFKSMANFFSLDLRNYSEQAVLGIGLAHFPNFLSTFVHDIIFAIIGVGVLALSFKEEYRREYQVNDEYIASTLVILAILASFVILPYVSKAYGGRRLFSQLLVILAPCFIIGTRFIIDHAKKLKIPFKREKMLKATILTLLILGFICTNYLNYHFAGIPYSYAYDTGERRYETFIYDSEVTGAAWLNLYGNKTSMIHTDRVGDHRILLGFNKEPRIDHWFFNNTGPFNQGDYIYLRHLNINEGLIFKDTPLKPPIFVNGTIKMHNIEPITKYLWLLKDKSVIYDNGGSKILI
- a CDS encoding flippase — encoded protein: MNEVQRIVKNISVTGLAQVLTSLMAFVLFIYLARILGEADFGKYSFSISLTTLLATLTDLGVNQLLVREIARDKDLSENYINNAIILKMPLGVITLTIVPLISWLLSLSKEMTILLYLFGFYNVLLTISGTYLSLFQAWERMEYVAIFQIIERSVTVTLGLAVLFMGYGVFAVALVYVAAGVLDILIAASISFKRFVRPSFKFDPALQWRLLVEGLPFGLNSLFAMFFFKIDTVLLGILRDDVAVGIYNAAYNPLLNLSMIIAGMVSSAVYPVMSRQFTNGGDILENFTMVSSKYLSIISFPIATGCLILADRFISLFYGGGYTASIIAFQILSLFIPIRLVSTITGTLLSSINRQGFRMLSVGLSATLNIILNIILIPLYSYIGASIATVMSELFLYMLFLHYIGRYYKPVNVNSTFKKPAIASVIMGVAVHLMKDLNLLIMILLASCIYLGVLILIRTFDEKDKMILMKLMGRNHEEC
- a CDS encoding Coenzyme F420 hydrogenase/dehydrogenase, beta subunit C-terminal domain; translation: MKNVDEIGDLCTGCGTCAAMCPSEIIEMNINKKKGIYEPIIKGECDECGICIKVCPGVSVDFSELNKEIFGYEGEDMLIGNYKACYVAHSTNEKLRYDASSGGMVTQILIHLLNKGIIDGALVTHMNPKKPLEPEPFIARTPAEIIEAAGSKYCPVPANIALKEILKKPGRYAVVGLPCHIQGVRKAEIINRKLKERIVYHLGIVCNHTPSFKATEFLLEKLGVNKNEVKSIKYRGEGWPGSLKIETTTGQILLLPEYWGSGFGQLFIPPRCRRCSDHMAELSDMSFADPWLREFEGESIGKTLIVLRKDIKILDDLKKEGLCNLEPIEAEKVLLSQLYNIYMKKKIHMIDNDLYKGRFPEIDLIDKLISIFEPEKLRIPKKLIKIYMTLYSILVSLKARKDFLM
- a CDS encoding DUF2206 domain-containing protein; amino-acid sequence: MLISGLKRSYKKLLFIISTVFSHYTIAYVFAILTFMFLKVHWKTKEELLFQSFSSCSVFCGYICMACPARGASFKDAITFFERTISSMGNFFSEDMRNNSELSVVGIGIAQIPNFLSTVIHDLFSS
- a CDS encoding glycosyltransferase family 4 protein; translation: MKILSVILGAPFHEEALWFRIKKHMDILSSLGHEIELCFYTRKKLRFNPPFKYSVIKSSPLNVHLKHFLKVNSGDYDVIFCNLAMSPFICSLSKLQGIPMILDNHGDLVSEMDLLNQDPLKKLYYKMISFFDFRLADRIICVSNSMIDDLKQRGVPEDKLYYVTNATDLDFFQPLNETEINKLKDELGLPDKLICGYIGSADKWQGVDSLIKTSKNYRDDDVFFLFVGFSKNKKRDHNSLFLPRVDLDLVKSYYGVSDILVLPRPYHKSTEVAAPTKFAEYAAMGKPILTTDVGDAAKLVKKYKCGIVIEDNQPENIIKGINKFKSLSKNDIIKMGQNARKMAEKEFSLKKMKKDLKKVIDSL
- a CDS encoding polysaccharide pyruvyl transferase family protein, with amino-acid sequence MIKITVVGPTDRLNRGTEALILSRVKIMEQIFDHPYFFVQHASNLASIPKQFISNPKIEPYKKTALIAPVFESLNTPIILISALLWRILSNFVKVDFLLSWNEELNALKSSDIAVTTGGDVLSEDYGLFSFLTHFFALFLAILLKKPFIVFAESVGPFKSSITIAIAKFILNKAALITVRDEISLNHIDKLGIKRPVYLTADSAFLLDKKDVKNPLLDDFMKNDNLIGFSISNAIAEWGGGSYDEYIELITEVIDTIIEKYEANVILIAHVTIDGLNDDRVINQKVFDGLRNKKRVFNLNEDYSSEELKGVISQCDLFVGARMHANIAALSTCVPVVAISYSIKTPGLMKLCGLEDYYIEFKDLTEDLLISKISEAWENRHDIKKHLEKVIPGIKRKALRNGELVREFCDSIGIT